The nucleotide window CTTAGTCCCCCAATCTTCAAGATAAACAATACTTTTTGTTTTTATTGACTCTTTCCAGATGCTTTTCCCTGTTTCTGTACTTAAAACATTTAAATAATCCTTTGTCGAAAAAGTTCCAGTTGAATTAATCACAACAACATTATTATCGTTTTGCGTTGGAAAAAATTTTGTATAATCTTCCTCGGATTTCCAGTTTAATTTCCCAGAATCTCTATTGAAAGAATACAGTTTCCCGTAAAGTAAGTAATAAATTGTAGCACCATTTACCTGAGCTTTATTTACATTACCAACATCCTTTAGAGAAAAACTAAATATGGATTTTGCTTTATCAACAGAAGTTTTCCATTTGATATTTCCTGATACCAAATCAATTAAGGCAATATTCATATTCCCTTTCTCCTTTAATGTAAGCAAATATTCATTGGTCTCAGGAAGAAAATCAGATTGTATAACCCAAAAAGGTTCTTTGGAGGAATTATAAACTATTTTCCCTGTATCGGTATTAACGATTAGGAATTTGGAATTGATGTTGACTTCCACATAAGGGCTATTCGGTACACTTTTTAATGCTTTTTTTTCTTTAAACATCTTGTCTAAATCAGCATCGTCCAAAAGCTCCATTGTCGATGCATTACCGTAATCCTCTTTGGTCAGTGTCCAAATTATTTTCTTGGTTTCAGGATTTATTCCGCTAATTTTTCCTTCCCCTTTGAATACAATAACTCCAGTAATCTCATTTTGCACTAAATCCTGAATTTTGCCATCAGTCTTAATAACTTCATCATAACTTCTTTGCGAAAACACTGATATGACAACAAATAGACACAACAGTATTGATAATTTCATTTTTTTCATTTTTTTTGATTTTTGGTTCAAAATGCTGGTTAAATGCAAATTAACCAGGTCTCGACAATATTATGGCCTAAATAATTAATGAGCTGTAGTATAATGTCTTCAAAAAAAGTAATATTAGTTCTACAAAAAATATCATGTCAAATTCCATTAACAGGAAAAATTTTAGGAAAGAAGCAATACATATCCATGTTTAATTAATCAAACACAGGTTAAAAGGAAATTGAAATTATTTGATTTACTTAAGAAAACACTTCCTTCAAAACATCCAATGATTTTGGTCTTTTGAAACCGTCGAGATGGAAACTGTAATAATCGATTAGAATTTTGAGAAGTATTTGTCTTTCAATAACATGAAATGTTTTTTGGCCGTTATCGAGTTTCATCTGAATCAGTTTTTTAAACAACTGCGTTTCGTGTTCTGTCAATGAACTAATGGCATGAAAGGGAGTAAAAACACCTTCAACCATTTCAAAAAAAGGCATATCCATATCCGAAATATCGGGGTAAAAACCAAGGTATTTTGTGGTTTCCAACATTAGAATCAAATGAAAATTGGAAATTTCATCATGTTGGTCGAGCCAATGCAAAGCTGTTTCCAGAAAGGTAAACAAAGCTTCATTTTTTTCTTCTTCATGTATCGAATGATACAGAATTTCGGAAAGAAACAAAACAATCGTGCTTTTGAAAATATCCGAATGGATAGAATGAAAAGGGGACGAAATTTTTACTTCTTTGAAGTTTTCCAAAGTTCCTTTGTTTTTATGTACCGCTTCAATTTCGATAATCGTCAAAGGCTGAAAATAAGCCATTTTCTGGCTCGCTTTTCGGGACGA belongs to Flavobacterium gilvum and includes:
- the recO gene encoding DNA repair protein RecO, whose product is MLVKTKAIVISALKFQEKSLIVKCFTLSSGLKSYFVRDAFSSRKASQKMAYFQPLTIIEIEAVHKNKGTLENFKEVKISSPFHSIHSDIFKSTIVLFLSEILYHSIHEEEKNEALFTFLETALHWLDQHDEISNFHLILMLETTKYLGFYPDISDMDMPFFEMVEGVFTPFHAISSLTEHETQLFKKLIQMKLDNGQKTFHVIERQILLKILIDYYSFHLDGFKRPKSLDVLKEVFS